AGCATATTTTTAATATCTCCTATAGTTTTTCTTCCAATAATTTTCTGATTTTTACAAGTTCTTTTGTAGCACTGTCTTCATTTGAAACATCATAAGTTTCAACAGCCATTGGCTTTTCGCCCCTTACAAAATCCATTATTAAATCTCTTATTTCAGAAAAGTTTTCCATAGCGTCTATTTTTATTTCAGAAAAATTTCCCGATGCTGAAGCAGCAGAATATCCGGCAGTTTGTATTTTTAACGAAGCAATTCCCAAACTTCTCGATAGTGGCCCCTGTTTAATATCAATATTGGTAATTCGATTATAAGGGACGACTCCGATTGTTTTAAACCACACGCCTCTATTCCAAGTTATTTCGCTATCTGTCATTTTATATACGATTGAGGCGTGATACTTAGGTATCCAATAAAGAGTAAAGAGCATTGTTGTTGCAAGAGGAATTAATGTGAGTACTATAAAAATTAATCTCAAGATATTAATTGTAGAGAAATAGACAACAACTATTGTTGGGAGATACCAAATAAGAATTCCAAAGACAAGGATTAATAATAGATATATGTAATAAAGTTTTTTTAGTTTTTCTGAGGGTTTAAATTCCTCACCAATTTTTATTGTTGAAAGTTCTTCCATAAAAATACTAAGATTTATATTTTTTAACTTTAACGTTTCACTCACATTTGAATATCATCCAATTTTTCTCTTGATCTTTGAACCTGATAAGACAATATCTCCCTGTAAGCCTTTTACCATCTAGATTTATCACTATTTTGTTTTTTTCATTTTCGATAAAAGAGAATGTTCCTTTGTCCCATATTTCAACTTTTCCGGCCCCATAATCTCCTTCAGGAATTATTCCTTCAAAATTAGCATATTCAAGTGGATGATCTTCAGTTAATACTGCAAGTCTTTTTACTCCTCTTTCAGTTGGAGGGAATTTCGGTATTGCCCAAGACTTTAGTGTCCCGTTAATTTCTAGTCTAAAATCATAATGGAGACGTGTGGCGTCGTGTTTATGGATAACGAATATTCTTTCATTTTCTGCCATAGGACCACCTTAAGATATGAGATAACACTACCTATACTCTAATTATATTTATTAAGTTTGAGCTTAAATATAATAATATGGCTACCAAAATATTTGTTACTGGTGGAACATTTGACAAAGAGTATAATGAGGTTAAGGGAGAATTATTTTTTAAAGATACACATTTGCCTGAAATGCTAAACATGGGGAGATGTAAACTTTCAGTAGAAATTAGGACTTTGATGATGATGGATAGTCTGGATATGACAGATGAAGATAGATATATCATCCTTGAAAACTGCAAGAATGCAAAAGAAGAACAAATAGTAATAACTCACGGAACTGATACAATGATAGAAACTGCAAAATTACTTGCAAGTAAGATAAATAATAAAACAATAGTATTGACAGGTGCAATGATTCCTTATAAATTCGGGAGTTCTGATGGCCTATTCAACTTAGGTAGTGCTCTTGCATTTGTTCAGACTTTACCCATTGGAACATATATAGCAATGAATGGAAAATATTTTCATTGGGACAATGTGAAAAAAAATAAAGATCTGGGTGAATTTGAAGAAATAGAATATGATTTGATTTAATTTACAAGTCGATATTCAAATTAGATAATTTTATAATCCAATGAAATGGACTAATGTAACTGGTGATCTAATGGTCAAATCAATGAAACTTGATTTTAAGAAATATCGTTTACTAATCTTTTTGATTATTGGTCTCGGTTACCTTTTAGTCTTTTTCCATAGAGTGGCTCCTGCGGTTGTTGCGATTGACATGATGAATGACTTAAAAGCTGGCGCTGTTCTTATAGGATTGTTAGCTTCTGGATATTTCTATCCTTATGCCATAATGCAACTTCCAACAGGAATCTTATCAGATTCATGGGGGCCAAGAAAAACTATAACTTTATTCTTTTTAATTGCATCAGTTGGATCTGTAATACTGGGTTTATCATTGGACATATCTTCAGCAATTCTCGGAAGAGTGTTAGTAGGACTTGGTGCTTCAACTTTATACGTTTGTGCACTTAAGATTTTATCACAATGGTACAAAGGAGAGGAATTTGCAACGATGACTGGATTTTTGATAGCTATAGGAGGTGTTGGACTTTTGGTGTCTACAATACCACTTGCGCTATTATCAAATGCTGTTGGATGGAGAATTCCCTTTATTTTAACAGGGGCAATTACATTACTACTTGCAGCATTGGTTTGGGTTTTTGTTAGAAATTCGCCTCAAGAGGTTGGGATGCCTGCAGTTATTACAGATAAATCTTCTAAAGACTCTGGTATGCCCTTACTCGGAATGCCTGCAGTTGTAAAAAACAACGCTTCTAATCACCAGAGGCCTCCGATGCTTAAGAGTGTGATAATGGTGCTGAGCCTAAAATACTACTGGCCTGCTTCTATCTGGATGTTCTGTACAATGGCCATATATTTGGCGTTTGGCGGTCTTTGGGGAGGGCCTTATCTAATACAAATATATGGAATGACAAAAGTAGAAGCTAGTAGAGTTTTATCGATGATAGCCGTTGGTATGATAATAGGAAGTCCATTAATGGGTTTATTGTCAGATCGAATAATTAAAAGAAGGAAGATTGTAGTAAATGTATCAAGTGCTATATTGCTCATGATTATGATATTTCTTTATTTTTG
This sequence is a window from Methanofastidiosum sp.. Protein-coding genes within it:
- a CDS encoding PH domain-containing protein; the encoded protein is MEELSTIKIGEEFKPSEKLKKLYYIYLLLILVFGILIWYLPTIVVVYFSTINILRLIFIVLTLIPLATTMLFTLYWIPKYHASIVYKMTDSEITWNRGVWFKTIGVVPYNRITNIDIKQGPLSRSLGIASLKIQTAGYSAASASGNFSEIKIDAMENFSEIRDLIMDFVRGEKPMAVETYDVSNEDSATKELVKIRKLLEEKL
- a CDS encoding 3'-phosphoesterase, which encodes MAENERIFVIHKHDATRLHYDFRLEINGTLKSWAIPKFPPTERGVKRLAVLTEDHPLEYANFEGIIPEGDYGAGKVEIWDKGTFSFIENEKNKIVINLDGKRLTGRYCLIRFKDQEKNWMIFKCE
- a CDS encoding asparaginase — protein: MATKIFVTGGTFDKEYNEVKGELFFKDTHLPEMLNMGRCKLSVEIRTLMMMDSLDMTDEDRYIILENCKNAKEEQIVITHGTDTMIETAKLLASKINNKTIVLTGAMIPYKFGSSDGLFNLGSALAFVQTLPIGTYIAMNGKYFHWDNVKKNKDLGEFEEIEYDLI
- a CDS encoding MFS transporter, giving the protein MKWTNVTGDLMVKSMKLDFKKYRLLIFLIIGLGYLLVFFHRVAPAVVAIDMMNDLKAGAVLIGLLASGYFYPYAIMQLPTGILSDSWGPRKTITLFFLIASVGSVILGLSLDISSAILGRVLVGLGASTLYVCALKILSQWYKGEEFATMTGFLIAIGGVGLLVSTIPLALLSNAVGWRIPFILTGAITLLLAALVWVFVRNSPQEVGMPAVITDKSSKDSGMPLLGMPAVVKNNASNHQRPPMLKSVIMVLSLKYYWPASIWMFCTMAIYLAFGGLWGGPYLIQIYGMTKVEASRVLSMIAVGMIIGSPLMGLLSDRIIKRRKIVVNVSSAILLMIMIFLYFWVSSIPTLGLYIICLGLGIFSVGTVAIGYALIKDLYPVEIAGTSTGIANFFPFMMGAIYQPLMGYILELNGKIGDSYTIIGYQNAFLVLLISSMIAFVASFFIKENSYKSSK